In Tachysurus fulvidraco isolate hzauxx_2018 chromosome 11, HZAU_PFXX_2.0, whole genome shotgun sequence, one DNA window encodes the following:
- the LOC125145848 gene encoding protein FAM133-like, which yields MESEQLPAAWSLHGEGEELGGASPPLVGVSEDPGHSPLIPMTQHGKDEPWSCDSSASTSEESDDDEDSRVRKKKKKKLRKKKSKRSSSSSSSSSSSLSDCDSSDDEKKKKKKKKKKKKQKKQKEQRKRKQNAVTTVIPESGLVLEIVLTPLKEQNDERVMKKEKKDSARKKKQKKKGKKKQKQKKNKKKKKKNKKKKKKVIKNIKIKVLYDEYDCLFFL from the exons ATGGAGTCCGAGCAGCTTCCAG CTGCATGGTCTTTACACGGCGAGGGAGAGGAACTGGGTGGAGCTTCTCCTCCGTTAGTGGGTGTGTCTGAAGACCCAGGACACAGTCCTTTAATCCCAATGACACAACATGGAAAG gacGAGCCATGGTCATGTGACAGCTCTGCTTCCACCTCAGAGGAGAGCGACGACGATGAGGATTCGAGggtgaggaagaagaagaagaagaaactgaggaaaaagaagagcaag AGATcaagctcatcatcatcatcttcctccagctctttgtCAGACTGTGACAGCAGTGAC gatgagaaaaagaagaaaaagaagaagaagaagaagaagaagcagaagaagcagAAAGAGCAGAGGAAAAGGAAACAGAATGCTGTGACAACGGTGATACCTGAGTCAG GTCTTGTCCTGGAAATTGTGTTAACGCCATTGAAGGAGCAAAACGATGAGCGagtgatgaaaaaagaaaaaaaagacagtgccaGA aagaaaaaacaaaagaagaaaggcaagaagaagcagaagcaaaagaaaaacaaaaagaagaagaagaagaacaaaaagaagaaaaagaaggtaattaagaacataaaaataaaagtactaTACGATGAATatgattgtcttttttttttgtga
- the LOC113637847 gene encoding protein FAM133-like, with protein MKAKLKKKKKDSASSSESSSSCLDSSSSDSEDDKKKKKKKKKKKKKKKKKKKKKDSSSSSSDSSSSSDSEDDKKKKKKKKKKKNKKKKKKDSSSSSSSSECSSSDSEDEKRKKKKRKKKKKKACCSSSSSDSEEEQKRMKKTKRRKKKKSKSKKKGFGSPSLHAPDENKMKEDFLKEEVKEEHQDGRSDAAGGEDRERYDTFLDDPTRGIFTEGAGSNGEGSRVTWRDGAFSYRSHADSEKKDDESQYQMLNENEL; from the exons atgaaagcaaagctgaaaaaaaagaaaaag GATTCTGCTTCATCTTCAGAATCATCTTCGTCTTGTTTGGATAGTTCCTCCTCAGACAGTGAGGATgacaagaaaaagaagaaaaagaagaagaagaagaagaagaagaagaagaagaagaagaagaagaag GACTCAAGCTCATCTTCATCTGATTCTTCCTCCTCATCGGACAGTGAGGAtgacaagaagaaaaagaaaaagaagaagaagaagaaaaataagaagaagaagaagaag GACTCGAGCtcgtcctcatcctcatcagAGTGTTCCTCCTCAGACAGTGAGGATGAAAagcgaaagaagaagaaaagaaagaagaagaaaaagaag GCCTGctgctcttcctcttcatctgaCAGTGAGGAGGAACagaagaggatgaagaagacaaaaagaagaaagaagaaaaagagcaaaTCTAAGAAGAAG GGTTTCGGATCTCCTTCGCTTCATGCTcctgatgaaaataaaatgaaagaggaCTTCTTAAAG GAGGAAGTGAAGGAAGAACATCAGGATGGAAGGAGCGATGCAGCAGgaggagaggacagagagagatacgaCACGTTCCTGGACGATCCCACACGTGGCATCTTTACTGAGGGGGCGGGGTCTAATGGGGAGGGCTCTAGGGTCACCTGGAGGGACGGAGCTTTCAGCTACAGATCTCATGCGGACTCTGAGAAGAAAGATGACGAGTCACAATATCAGATGTTGAATGAAAACGAATTGTGA